CTTCATGAGAAGATCAGCATTAGGGCATGTTCATGTTGGTGATCCCTGTGTTATATGTGCTTTATATGACATTTTCAAGGCTCTGAGCTTGGCATCTTCAAACTTGAGGAGGGAGGCTGTTGCTCCTACTTCTTTAAGGACTGCTCTCAGCAATCTATATCCTCAAAGTAATTTCTTCCAGGAGGTAACTTGACAACGGCCTTGTGCTGATTCTCAATTTGGGGTTGAAGCGAATGTTACGTTCCTCTCTTTTCTGTCTAATGTGTGTATATGATGAGGTTAGGGCTCTAGAATGTTTCCTTCAGTTTATTGTGGAGTATAATGACCTGCTTTTGTGCTGATATAGTTAACATTGATGATGTATAAACTTCAAGGCATATGCACTgcctaattattattattttggttagtacttggaaatccACCTGTTAAAATACTGAATCTCACGGTCatattatgatataatattttttgctaaatggaTATGATGATGTAGTTGAGTTAGGTGATGTATAATTATATGTCTAATGTGGTGGTTACAGGCTCAGATGAATGATGCTTCAGAAGTACTGGGAGTCATATTTGATTGCCTTCATTGGTCATTTACTTCTGGATTTGGTGTTTCTGATACTGAATCAATTGAAAGTAATGGCATGGGCTCCTGGGATTGTGCAAATCATGCTTGTGTGGTACACTCTCTTTTTGGTATGAATGTTCTCGAAAGTTTGAATTGCTCTAATTGTCGACTGGAGTCAAGAGAGATGAAGTACACATCTTTCTTCTATAATATTAATGCCAGTGCTCTCCGCTCGATGAAGGTGCCCCATTTTCTACCAAGACTGTTTGTCTTTATAGTTGCATGGCGCAAGCCAACTTATGCAAGTCTTTGTGAGCTTGGAatgattacttttttaactatGCTTTGAATGATTCAGGTTATGCATCCAGAGAGCTGCTTTGATGAGCTTCTAAGCCTTGTTGAGAGGGATGACCAATTCATGTGTAACCCGGAGGTTCAAGGCTGTGGAAAATTTGGCCACAAACATCTTATTCTCTCTACTCAGCCACATGTTTTTACAACAGGTGATTGCATTCTTATTGGGAGAATTAGGGGCATTGTACATGCCAATTGACATATACAGTAATACTTGTTTATGAATTTGCAGTTCTGGGGTGGCAGAATACATGTGAGAGTGTTGATGACATAAGAACAACATTGGCGTCTTTAGCTACAGAGATTAATATTGGCGTTCTTTACAGCGGCCTTGATCCAAAGAGCAGGCACAGATTGATTTCAGTGGTATTCTTACTGTTAAGATTGTGTGTTTTTGTTTACTACCGAAGTTGTTGGCTCTCATAATCAGATATGAAGATTTCATCTTATTGCTCTGTGGAGACTATTGCAGTGATATCTATTTATCTTGTTCTAATGATATATTTAAGAATAAGGTGTCATCTGTTTAAAAAATATCTGGGACATGGTAGTAATTGACCACGCTTATAGAGTTGCAGTCATGATTAAGCAAGGATAATTGAAATACATCTGACGGCTTGAATGTTCTCCTGATATTGCTTCCTTGTGTTGTCAATTCTAGGTCTGTTATTATGGGCAACATTATCATTGTTTTGCTTACCGTCATGATCACAAACGCTGGGTTATGTACGACGATATAACTGTCAAGGTAAATGCTTACGTCTAGATGATCAGTGTTTTATCTTGCATCCCACTGTTATGGCCATAAATATCTGCTTATTTCcattttattgatttatttttaattttttgtagttAATTGGTGGTTGGGAGGATGTTATTACCTTGTGTGAAAAAGggcagttgcaacctcaggttCTTTTCTACGAAGCTGTAAACTAGTTTCACCTAGACGGGATTACTTCTTGTGCACTAGATAAGTAGATATTTTGGAGGTACATTTGGCTCAACATACAATCTTGGAATGGCATGGACAACAATGATGTTGCGTGACCAATTTCAGTTTCTTTTTGAAAATCTCGTAATATGTTAAGAGGTGTATAAGTTGAATGTGTAGTTAGAGATTATGTTGACAAAGAATCTTAAAGATAAAATTATTGTTTCCGAATGCTGAAGAGCTGCACAAGGAGAGATCAGGAGAACCAAAGTTTTTGTCAATGGAAGATCTCTCAGTATAGTAGGTTGTTGCGGAACAGTGTTTTGGATGCGAGAGCCTCGTGCCTCGCATCCATTCGAAATATTCTTGCCTGTTCTTGAATATTTTGAAGTACATGATGCTGATTCCTATCCCGTAGAATACAGCAGTTGTGCATGAAATACTGCTAGATGTTAGTCTTACCCTGGTGTTTTCTCGATATGAAAATGGTTTTGTATAGATGGGTCCTTTAAGTTCTTACTATCTTACTATGTGAACTTATATCCATGGAAATGAGAAGTAACTTTTAATTTATCGCATGAATACATTACCTTTTCAATTCGAAAAAAATCGAATATGTAAGTGTAACACGTAGAGAGGTTAAGTTATAATAACCACAGGTGGCCCAAAAAAATAGGGGTATACTAAACTTGGCAAAAATATTTAGTCACTAACGGTCATAGAGTTTTGAAGAAAGTTTCCCAACTAAAATCTCGCTCTTCTCTCATTCTGTTTTTTTACTCAGTCTTGTTCCTCATCCCCCAAATCTAACCTTCAATCCTCTACTGCCTACAAAATCCATTTCTTCATTCCCTCATTTGTTGATTCCAAAACTCCGGGGAACTGGCTTTTTTCGATATCGAAAATGACCCTTAAGGGTGGCACCAGCCAGGCCTGTGCTGCGTGCAAATACCAGAGGAGAAAGTGCACTTCTGAATGTCTACTGGCTCCTTACTTCCCTCCTGACCAGCCTAAGAGGTTCCGCAATGCTCATAGATTATTCGGGGTACGTAACATCTCTAAGATACTCGAGGAGCTCGATCCTAGTCAGAAGGCGGACGCCATGCGTTCCATCATTTCTCAGGCTGACATTCGCGACAGGTTCCCTGTGCATGGCTGTCTTGGAGTCATAAGGCATTATGATTACCAAATTCGACAGCTACAGGAGGAATTGCAAGCTGTGCATGCACAATTGGCGCTCTATCGACAACAAGAAATGTCAGCTATGCCACCGTATGATCCGTCTCAGTTACAATTGCAGTTAGGAATGCCGAGGCCTGTTGATGGTCATGCTCTTTTC
This genomic window from Daucus carota subsp. sativus chromosome 7, DH1 v3.0, whole genome shotgun sequence contains:
- the LOC108195022 gene encoding protein LATERAL ORGAN BOUNDARIES-like — its product is MTLKGGTSQACAACKYQRRKCTSECLLAPYFPPDQPKRFRNAHRLFGVRNISKILEELDPSQKADAMRSIISQADIRDRFPVHGCLGVIRHYDYQIRQLQEELQAVHAQLALYRQQEMSAMPPYDPSQLQLQLGMPRPVDGHALFNQEDSDPQQYNSVNALPIASHPSYNSFCGNVTADYIDSKDNNLVNSFWIQQSCSNGNNSNDQIQMMGSQTDQLIGSQSMQQDVIQDYEFFDVINDRQSFIDLKENHESSSESSLIDTTQTLENIAENELKNAAACLTLTSVN